The genomic segment TCGTTTCCTATCTGCCGGATCACGACGTCGCGCAAACCGCTAAACAGCTCAATTGCGACGCCGTCTGGGTCGCCTCCGTCACTGACTTTGGCAACAAGAACCTGCGCCGCCTCGCATGGAACCTGCGTAGCGTGAAGGCCCGCCTGTACCTGGAGCCCATGATTGAAGGTGTCGCGGAGACCCGCCTGCACCCCATGCCCATCGGCCCCCGCACGGTCTTGTCCGTGGATCGCCCCCGTATTCGCGCGGCCAATGGCTGGATCAAGCGCGCCTTCGACATTGTGTTCTCCGCCGCCATTTTGGCGCTAATCTCCCCGATCATGCTGGCCACAGCCTTGGCCATCAAGCTGGAGGACGGCGGCCCGGTGTTCTACAAGAGCGAACGCATTGGCAAGAAGGGCAAACCCTACAAAGTATGGAAGTTCCGCAGCATGTGCATTGATGCGGAAGAGAAAATCCAGGCGCTGATCAAGGAAACCGGCGGACAGTCCCTGCTGTTCAAGATGAAGGACGATCCGCGCGTCACCCGCGTGGGCAAGTTCATCAGGAAATACAGCATTGACGAACTCCCGCAGTTCTTCAACTCCCTGAACGGCACCATGAGTGTGGTCGGCCCCCGCCCGCAGGTGCAGCGCGAGGTGGACGAGTACGACGCCGACATGTACATGCGTTTGGAGGTTCCACCAGGAATCACGGGCTTGTGGCAGGTCAGTGGCCGCTCAAACCTCAGCCCGCAGCTGGCCCAAGCCCTGGACCTGTATTACGTGGACAACTGGACATTTACCCTTGACATGCGCATCATCTTTGCCACACTGAAGGCAGTCCTGAAGTCCGAGGGTGCTTACTAATCTTTTTATTGCCGGGTAGCACAGTAATAGTTCTACCCAGGGGGGGGCAGTTCAACCCGGCTAAAACGTCCTTCCCAGTAAGCCTTCCAGTCGGCCGAGGAACACATGTAGGTTCAATCTCCGCTGCCCTTTCACCGCACGCACCAGCGGCCCCACCAGGGCGCGCAGTTGCTGTGTCAGCGGTGCGCGGCGTCGTAAGACGTAACCGGTTCCGCGCGCATAACGGCGATGCTTACTAATGGGAAACGCCTCCTGCCCATCATCCAGCCCTTTCACGCGATAGCCGGGGTCGTACATGATGGGCCCTTCCTGCATGAACCTGTACAACAAATCGGTGCCTTCGCCCGACTGCCAGGGTGTCGCACCACCGGTACCCAGGTTTTCGTCGAAAAGCACTCCCCTGCGCAGGATGGAGGCGCGCAGGAACGTGGCGGATTCGATGGCGTGGGTCCAGATGGTTCGCCCGTCCAGGGCAAACGGTTCGCTGGAGGTGCTGGCCACGCGCCCTTCGTATTCTCCCACTATCGCCGACGCGCCAGAGACAATCTCGGGGAGCTGGAGGATTACGGAGTCGTCGTCAAGGATGCACACCCATTCCACGTCATCAACAATGGCGGCGATGGCTTCGTTGCGTGCGGACGCGGCACCGGGCGGGTCTGTGCGGGTGGTACGCACCAGCGTCGGAAAGCGCTCGGTGTATTCCTCGCAGATGCCTGCAACGTCCGTTCCGCAGGATTGATCGTTAATGGCAACGGCCTGCGGCGGCGTCGGTAACCCCGCCAGCGATTCCAGCACCTCACGTAAATACTCGCCGTTGCCGTTTGTGGGGATAGCCACCCCATAGGTGTATGTCATGATGCGTTGTCCTGTTTGTTTGCGGTGTACATAACAAGGGCGCTCAGCCCCACAAATAACGTTAAATAGGTGATCATATCGCCGATCAGCGCGCCGTGTGCCCCACCAAGGTACGCACCAAACGGCCCAACAATAATGCCGATGGCCACCACCACGAAGCGGAACCGGGTCGCCTGCCAGGTGATTCCCTGAGCCCTGAGGAAAATGGTGGGAATGGTGGAGCAGCTGGCACACACGCGATGAATGATCGCCGGCAGCAACACGGGCACAATGGCCACGAAGTTTGCCCCAAAGATCGCTGCGGTGAGGCTGTTGGGTGCTAGCCAGATGCACAGCCCAAACACCACGATCACCAGTGCCACCACCGCGGTCATGCCAAAGAACACACGAATCACATAGGTCTTATTGCGCAGTAGATCCGGTGAGAGTTCCCGCAGCACGGTACTGCGCATGAAGTTGTTGATCAGGCTGGTCACACCCATGATGGTCAAAGCGGTGCGGAAAATAGAGACCTGCTCACTATCCGTCACAATCGCCATCACAGCCAGGATCGCCACGCCCGCCGTCGCCCCCAGGGCCGCCTCCGCGAAGAACGCCGAGCTGCGCGGGAAATTGATTGCCAGCCAGTCCAGCGTCGCGCGGAACGACACCGGCCGAATGTCCAACTGCCACACCAGCAATATGCTGACCAGCAGGCAACTCACCCCCCACACGGCCAGGAAGGCGCTTGGCGACGCCGCGACCTGCCCC from the Corynebacterium durum genome contains:
- a CDS encoding sugar transferase, whose product is MIITESIPTRKIITQPPVQPRKKWRARYVVYFLDFLSITAALTFGAFASTRYSTYRIDTQSTAQELATLAVITALWMGIIWLNQGYAFHSRVHSTIGIKSVVKSSLYLAGILALFDTIFTTPFIHPYLLVSIPVGIVLISIMRAVSALAVRRIKRHRPSRLLFVGKSSDILDVLGNNFNLRFPYHQIAAFLLTDPENKDALPQLEDCHFVSYLPDHDVAQTAKQLNCDAVWVASVTDFGNKNLRRLAWNLRSVKARLYLEPMIEGVAETRLHPMPIGPRTVLSVDRPRIRAANGWIKRAFDIVFSAAILALISPIMLATALAIKLEDGGPVFYKSERIGKKGKPYKVWKFRSMCIDAEEKIQALIKETGGQSLLFKMKDDPRVTRVGKFIRKYSIDELPQFFNSLNGTMSVVGPRPQVQREVDEYDADMYMRLEVPPGITGLWQVSGRSNLSPQLAQALDLYYVDNWTFTLDMRIIFATLKAVLKSEGAY
- a CDS encoding glycosyltransferase family 2 protein, which codes for MTYTYGVAIPTNGNGEYLREVLESLAGLPTPPQAVAINDQSCGTDVAGICEEYTERFPTLVRTTRTDPPGAASARNEAIAAIVDDVEWVCILDDDSVILQLPEIVSGASAIVGEYEGRVASTSSEPFALDGRTIWTHAIESATFLRASILRRGVLFDENLGTGGATPWQSGEGTDLLYRFMQEGPIMYDPGYRVKGLDDGQEAFPISKHRRYARGTGYVLRRRAPLTQQLRALVGPLVRAVKGQRRLNLHVFLGRLEGLLGRTF